In Afipia sp. GAS231, a single window of DNA contains:
- a CDS encoding AMP-binding protein, whose product MRFIDYLDKGASLGADAPCLTMDGRDLSYREVQRLSCRIARGLAGSDIAAGEKVAILSGNDPLAFACVFGISRAGAVWCPINPRNEAAENRFILDQFDCSLLLFHSSFAAMVEAVRSELPKLRALVCLDAELPFARSFESWLSGVADDHYQRAPVDDLAMIPGTGGTTGKPKGVMLSGRNIEAMTALTLMGYPFKGRPVYLALAPLTHAAGVLCFPIMALGGRIVIMHHPDIGEFLELIERYRVTHTFLPPTVIYMLLDHPKLDSAKLSSLQCFWYGAAPISAARLAEALRRIGPMAQLFGQTEAPMMISMMAPDAHYHPDGTVAMERLSSAGRISPLVQAGIMDADGNLLPEGERGEIVVRGSLVMEGYYKNPEATAEASAHGWHHTGDIGYIDGDGYLYIVDRAKDMIITGGFNVYSIEVENALRAHEAVQDCAVIGLPDDKWGERIVAVVQPRAGHSIDASALAAFVKQRVGSIKTPKQIEIWDDLPRSKVGKVRRVQLIAATHSANFSAGV is encoded by the coding sequence ATGCGCTTCATCGATTACCTCGACAAAGGCGCGTCGCTGGGCGCCGACGCGCCTTGCCTGACCATGGACGGACGCGACCTCAGCTATCGCGAGGTGCAGCGGCTGAGCTGCCGGATCGCGCGCGGGCTCGCTGGATCTGATATCGCGGCCGGGGAGAAAGTTGCGATCCTCTCCGGCAACGACCCGCTCGCCTTTGCCTGCGTGTTCGGCATTTCGCGCGCAGGTGCGGTCTGGTGTCCGATCAATCCGCGCAACGAGGCAGCCGAGAACAGGTTCATCCTCGACCAGTTCGACTGCAGCCTGCTGCTGTTTCATTCGAGCTTCGCCGCGATGGTCGAAGCGGTGCGCTCCGAACTGCCGAAGCTGCGCGCGCTGGTCTGCCTCGATGCCGAGCTGCCGTTCGCGCGCTCATTCGAAAGCTGGCTGTCCGGCGTCGCCGACGACCATTATCAGCGCGCGCCGGTCGACGACCTCGCGATGATCCCGGGCACCGGCGGGACCACCGGCAAGCCCAAGGGCGTCATGCTGTCGGGGCGCAACATCGAGGCCATGACCGCGCTGACGCTGATGGGATACCCGTTCAAGGGCCGCCCGGTCTATCTCGCGCTGGCGCCGCTGACCCATGCCGCTGGCGTGCTCTGTTTCCCGATCATGGCGCTCGGCGGCCGCATCGTGATTATGCACCACCCCGATATCGGCGAATTCCTCGAATTGATCGAGCGCTATCGCGTCACCCACACGTTCCTGCCGCCGACCGTGATCTACATGCTGCTCGATCATCCGAAGCTCGATTCCGCGAAACTCTCCTCGCTGCAATGCTTCTGGTATGGCGCGGCGCCGATATCGGCCGCGCGGCTTGCGGAGGCGTTGCGGCGAATCGGGCCGATGGCACAGCTTTTCGGGCAGACCGAAGCGCCGATGATGATCTCGATGATGGCGCCCGACGCGCACTACCATCCCGACGGCACGGTCGCGATGGAGCGGCTGTCCTCGGCCGGGCGGATCAGCCCGCTGGTCCAGGCCGGGATCATGGATGCCGATGGCAATCTGTTGCCTGAGGGAGAGCGCGGCGAGATCGTGGTGCGCGGCTCGCTGGTCATGGAGGGATACTACAAAAATCCCGAGGCCACGGCGGAGGCTTCGGCGCACGGCTGGCACCACACCGGCGACATCGGCTACATCGATGGCGACGGCTACCTGTATATCGTCGACCGCGCCAAGGACATGATCATTACTGGTGGCTTCAACGTCTACTCGATCGAAGTCGAGAACGCGCTGCGGGCCCATGAGGCGGTGCAGGACTGCGCCGTGATCGGCCTGCCCGATGACAAATGGGGCGAGCGGATCGTCGCGGTGGTGCAGCCTCGCGCCGGCCACAGCATCGATGCGTCAGCGCTGGCCGCCTTCGTCAAGCAGCGGGTCGGCAGTATCAAGACGCCGAAGCAGATCGAAATCTGGGACGACCTTCCGCGATCCAAGGTCGGGAAAGTCCGGCGGGTTCAACTGATCGCTGCAACACATTCTGCGAACTTCTCAGCTGGGGTCTGA
- a CDS encoding DUF5938 domain-containing protein: MSEKKPVVVYGVSGYTGRLVCEYLREYNIPFIAAGRDAAKVKAVVEKIPGIETADYEVVGVEHTVEALTKLFRGARVVSNMVGPFIKHGSEVVEAALQAGCHYTDTTGEQDWVLHAQERWGAKFAEKGLLLSPNLAQMYTTGEIAANICLETPGLDTLDILVFWKGFPTYASTQTIFTILKANWYYLEQNKFVEWDVTARADVVVPGQHETAIAVPWGGTAHPVWFKNDPRVSNCRVLGGVLARPVMEGVVQTTQMVKEKIKPLPPAEQEKALADIAATLQASMPPRENPRINTSIDSVYASGPLGRAHCVIHGNCNYKQTGMLQAYAAFALLQQPPKRTGFASGCQAFGYRELLGQLRSFGLVSKPIVTVHD, from the coding sequence ATGAGTGAGAAGAAGCCCGTCGTCGTCTACGGCGTGTCCGGCTATACCGGCCGCCTGGTCTGCGAGTACCTGCGCGAGTACAACATCCCCTTCATTGCCGCGGGCCGCGATGCCGCCAAGGTGAAGGCGGTGGTGGAGAAGATCCCCGGCATCGAGACCGCCGACTACGAAGTCGTAGGCGTGGAGCATACGGTCGAGGCACTGACAAAACTGTTCAGGGGAGCCAGGGTCGTCAGCAACATGGTCGGCCCGTTCATCAAGCATGGATCGGAGGTCGTGGAGGCCGCGCTGCAGGCTGGTTGCCACTACACCGACACGACGGGCGAGCAGGACTGGGTCCTGCACGCGCAGGAGCGCTGGGGCGCCAAGTTCGCCGAGAAAGGCCTGCTGCTGTCGCCGAACCTCGCGCAGATGTACACCACCGGCGAAATCGCCGCCAACATTTGCCTGGAAACGCCGGGCCTCGACACCCTCGACATCCTGGTGTTCTGGAAGGGCTTTCCGACTTACGCCTCGACGCAGACGATTTTCACCATCCTCAAGGCGAACTGGTACTACCTCGAGCAGAACAAGTTCGTCGAATGGGACGTCACCGCGCGCGCCGACGTCGTGGTGCCCGGCCAGCACGAGACCGCGATCGCGGTGCCGTGGGGCGGCACCGCGCATCCAGTCTGGTTCAAGAACGATCCGCGCGTGAGCAACTGCCGGGTGCTCGGCGGCGTTCTCGCCCGCCCGGTGATGGAAGGCGTGGTGCAGACCACGCAGATGGTGAAGGAGAAGATCAAGCCGTTGCCGCCGGCGGAGCAGGAAAAGGCGCTCGCCGACATCGCCGCCACCTTGCAGGCCTCGATGCCGCCACGCGAGAATCCGCGCATCAACACCTCGATCGATTCGGTCTACGCGTCCGGGCCGCTCGGTCGTGCGCATTGCGTGATCCACGGCAACTGCAACTACAAGCAGACCGGCATGCTGCAGGCCTATGCGGCGTTCGCGCTGCTGCAACAGCCGCCGAAGCGGACCGGCTTTGCATCGGGATGCCAGGCGTTCGGGTATCGCGAACTGCTCGGCCAGTTGCGCAGCTTCGGGCTGGTCAGCAAGCCGATCGTGACCGTGCACGACTGA
- a CDS encoding SDR family NAD(P)-dependent oxidoreductase — protein sequence MSGKSLAGKKALVTGGARGIGAAIAQALARAGASIMIGDILDDAGKASAAAIAKEGVATGFVQLDVTDDAQWERAVAATVSTLGGYDILINNAGIEITSLVSEVRAEDARRMCDVNIVGTVLGMKHAFRAMRPGGAAGKGGAVVNIASVAATIAFPSIAVYSGTKSAVDRMTRVGAMEAGKLGYGVRVNCIYPGLIPTDMGLQLANDIVKVGLAPDVNAAVGSVVEQTPLGRLAEVSDIGDAAVFLCSNEARFITGIGLPVDGGMGM from the coding sequence ATGAGTGGGAAGAGCCTTGCAGGCAAGAAAGCCCTGGTCACCGGTGGCGCCCGAGGGATTGGCGCTGCGATTGCGCAAGCGCTGGCACGGGCCGGCGCCTCGATCATGATCGGCGACATCCTGGACGACGCCGGCAAGGCCAGCGCTGCGGCCATCGCCAAGGAAGGCGTCGCGACAGGATTCGTCCAGCTCGACGTCACCGATGACGCGCAATGGGAGAGGGCCGTGGCCGCGACGGTCTCCACGCTCGGCGGCTACGACATCCTCATCAACAACGCCGGCATCGAGATCACCTCTCTGGTCAGCGAGGTCAGGGCCGAGGACGCGCGGCGGATGTGCGACGTCAACATCGTCGGCACCGTGCTCGGCATGAAGCACGCCTTCCGCGCGATGCGGCCCGGCGGCGCCGCCGGCAAGGGCGGCGCGGTCGTCAACATCGCCTCCGTCGCGGCAACGATCGCCTTTCCGAGCATCGCGGTCTATTCGGGCACCAAATCCGCGGTCGACCGCATGACGCGGGTCGGGGCGATGGAAGCCGGCAAGCTCGGCTACGGCGTGCGCGTCAACTGCATCTATCCGGGCTTGATACCGACCGACATGGGCCTGCAGCTCGCCAATGACATCGTCAAGGTCGGGCTCGCGCCTGACGTCAACGCAGCGGTGGGTTCGGTGGTGGAGCAAACCCCGCTCGGCCGCCTCGCTGAGGTCAGCGACATCGGCGACGCCGCAGTGTTCCTGTGCTCGAACGAGGCGCGCTTCATCACCGGCATCGGACTGCCGGTCGACGGCGGCATGGGCATGTAA
- a CDS encoding TetR/AcrR family transcriptional regulator gives MARQATGAAQRVAVAAETLRDEKFNARRIELAEAALETLGELGFARTSLREIAQNSAFTHGVFHYYFSDKLDLICCCVRHYKAKCVTRYDEVVTTAKSRDELTEGFLAKLAATLRDEARMHRLWYDLRSQAMFEAAFRKDVLEIDKSLEAMIWRIASRYAELGGKRPASSPAALYALLDGLFQSALLKHLAGDETAVPDMLDEVRRLLPTIC, from the coding sequence ATGGCGCGGCAGGCGACGGGGGCGGCCCAACGGGTCGCGGTGGCGGCCGAGACACTGCGCGACGAGAAGTTCAATGCGCGGCGGATCGAGCTTGCCGAGGCCGCGCTGGAAACACTCGGAGAGCTTGGCTTCGCGCGCACCAGCCTGCGCGAGATCGCACAGAATTCCGCGTTCACGCACGGCGTCTTTCACTACTATTTCAGCGACAAGCTCGACCTGATCTGCTGCTGCGTCCGCCACTACAAGGCCAAATGCGTGACGCGATATGACGAAGTGGTCACTACGGCAAAGAGCCGCGACGAATTGACCGAGGGCTTCCTCGCCAAGCTTGCGGCGACGCTACGGGACGAAGCCCGCATGCACCGGCTTTGGTACGACCTGCGCTCGCAGGCGATGTTCGAAGCCGCGTTTCGCAAGGACGTGCTCGAGATCGACAAGAGCCTGGAAGCGATGATCTGGCGCATCGCTTCCCGCTACGCCGAGCTCGGCGGCAAACGGCCGGCGTCGTCCCCCGCCGCGCTCTATGCGCTGCTCGACGGCCTGTTTCAGAGTGCGTTGCTCAAGCACCTCGCAGGCGACGAGACAGCGGTCCCCGACATGCTCGACGAAGTCAGGCGCCTGCTGCCGACGATCTGCTAG
- the ptsN gene encoding PTS IIA-like nitrogen regulatory protein PtsN, whose product MTITDLVAPEAILPALKVISKKQALQELAARAATLTGQNERSVFEVLLQREKLGTTAVGYGVAIPHGKLPKLEKLFGFFARLERPIDFEAMDGQPVDLIFLLLAPEGAGADHLKALARIARLLRDQDVAKKLRASRDAQAIYSVLALPPASAA is encoded by the coding sequence ATGACGATTACCGATCTGGTCGCACCCGAGGCGATTCTCCCCGCATTGAAGGTCATCAGCAAGAAACAGGCGCTGCAGGAACTGGCGGCGCGGGCTGCGACCCTGACCGGGCAGAACGAGCGCTCGGTGTTCGAGGTGCTGTTGCAGCGCGAGAAGCTCGGCACCACTGCCGTCGGTTATGGCGTCGCCATCCCGCACGGCAAGCTGCCCAAACTCGAAAAGCTGTTCGGATTCTTTGCCCGGCTCGAACGTCCGATCGACTTCGAGGCCATGGACGGCCAGCCGGTCGATCTGATCTTCCTGCTGCTGGCGCCGGAAGGCGCTGGCGCCGACCACCTAAAGGCGCTGGCGCGGATCGCACGCCTGCTGCGCGACCAGGATGTCGCCAAGAAACTGCGCGCCTCGCGCGACGCCCAGGCGATCTATTCGGTGCTGGCGCTGCCGCCGGCCAGCGCGGCGTAA
- the hpf gene encoding ribosome hibernation-promoting factor, HPF/YfiA family — MTLRISGKSISVGEALRSRVSERTDEVLRKYFDGNYSGHITLSKDGFGFRTDCSLHLDSGITLEADSNATDAYASADQALLMIEKRLRRYKSRLKDRSARKTYAASAALAEMTAPTLDAPSYVIEAPAEDDEVAAYSPVIIAEATTALKRLSVSEAVMELDLTGAACIVFQHGSSGRLNIIYRRTDGNVGWVDPPAVTP, encoded by the coding sequence ATGACCCTTCGAATCTCCGGGAAGAGCATCAGCGTCGGCGAAGCGCTTCGTTCGCGCGTCAGCGAGCGCACCGATGAAGTCCTGCGAAAATATTTCGACGGCAACTATTCCGGCCACATCACGCTGAGCAAGGACGGTTTTGGCTTCCGCACCGACTGCTCGTTGCACCTTGATTCCGGGATTACGCTGGAAGCCGATTCGAACGCCACCGACGCCTATGCCAGCGCCGACCAGGCGCTGCTGATGATCGAGAAGCGCCTGCGCCGCTACAAGAGCCGGCTGAAGGACCGCTCCGCCCGCAAGACCTATGCGGCTTCCGCCGCGCTCGCCGAGATGACCGCGCCGACGCTCGACGCGCCGAGCTATGTGATCGAGGCGCCCGCCGAGGACGACGAGGTCGCCGCCTACAGCCCCGTCATCATCGCCGAGGCGACCACGGCGCTGAAGCGGCTTTCGGTCAGCGAGGCCGTCATGGAGCTCGATCTGACGGGGGCTGCCTGCATCGTGTTCCAGCACGGTTCCAGCGGCCGGCTGAACATCATCTACCGGCGCACCGACGGTAATGTCGGCTGGGTCGACCCCCCGGCGGTTACCCCCTGA
- the rpoN gene encoding RNA polymerase factor sigma-54, whose translation MALTQRLEFRQSQSLVMTPQLMQAIKLLQLSNLDLSAFVEEELERNPLLERASDGPETPVAGEAAAPERAEFSDSGDSASYGDDSGGEASDMPGGSAGDSFEPGQEEWLNRDLGTRTEIEQTLDTPLDNVFTEEPAEAAARVAQDAAPTAYTEWGGGASNDEDYNLEAFVAAEVTLGSHLAEQLAVAFASPAERMIGQYLIDLVDDAGYVPVDLGQAAERLGAPQGDVDAVLAVLQKFDPPGVCARNLSECLAIQLRELNRYDPAMQALVEHLDLLAKRDIASLRKLCGVDDEDITDMIGEIRRLDPKPGLKFGSARTQTMVPDVYVRPGPDGGWHVELNSDTLPRVLVNQVYYTELSKTIRKDGDKSYFTDALQNATWLVRALDQRARTILKVATEIVRQQDGFFTHGVAHLRPLNLKAVADAIQMHESTVSRVTANKYMATNRGSFELKYFFTASIASADGGEAHSAEAVRHHIKRLIDAEAPAAILSDDTIVERLRETGIDIARRTVAKYREAMRIPSSVQRRRDKQSMLGNALSAPATSSDRSRDTAPA comes from the coding sequence ATGGCTCTGACGCAGAGATTAGAATTCCGCCAGTCGCAGTCGCTGGTTATGACGCCGCAGCTGATGCAGGCGATCAAGCTGCTGCAGCTGTCGAATCTCGACCTTTCGGCCTTTGTCGAGGAGGAACTGGAGCGCAATCCGCTGCTGGAGCGCGCCAGCGACGGCCCCGAAACCCCTGTCGCGGGCGAGGCAGCGGCCCCGGAACGCGCCGAATTCTCCGATTCCGGTGATTCCGCCAGTTATGGCGACGATTCCGGCGGCGAGGCGTCGGACATGCCCGGCGGTTCCGCCGGCGATTCGTTCGAGCCCGGCCAGGAAGAATGGCTGAACCGGGATCTCGGCACCCGCACCGAAATCGAGCAGACGCTCGACACCCCGCTCGACAACGTCTTCACCGAAGAACCCGCCGAAGCCGCCGCGCGCGTGGCGCAGGACGCCGCGCCCACCGCCTATACGGAATGGGGCGGCGGCGCCTCCAACGACGAAGACTACAATCTGGAAGCTTTCGTCGCCGCCGAAGTGACGCTCGGCAGCCATCTCGCCGAGCAGCTCGCGGTCGCGTTCGCCTCGCCTGCCGAACGGATGATTGGCCAGTACCTGATCGACCTGGTCGACGACGCCGGCTACGTGCCTGTTGATCTCGGGCAGGCCGCCGAACGGCTCGGCGCCCCGCAAGGAGATGTCGACGCGGTGCTCGCGGTGCTGCAGAAATTCGATCCGCCCGGCGTCTGCGCGCGCAATTTGAGCGAGTGCCTCGCGATCCAGCTGCGCGAACTCAATCGCTACGATCCCGCGATGCAGGCGCTGGTCGAACATCTCGATCTCCTCGCCAAGCGCGACATTGCTTCGCTGCGCAAGCTGTGCGGCGTCGACGACGAGGACATCACCGACATGATCGGCGAGATCCGTCGGCTCGATCCGAAGCCCGGCCTGAAGTTCGGCTCGGCGCGGACGCAGACCATGGTGCCGGACGTCTATGTGCGGCCCGGTCCCGATGGCGGCTGGCATGTCGAGCTCAACAGCGACACCTTGCCGCGCGTGCTGGTCAATCAGGTCTATTACACCGAGCTGTCGAAGACGATCCGCAAGGACGGCGACAAATCCTATTTCACCGATGCCCTGCAGAATGCGACCTGGCTGGTCCGCGCGCTCGACCAGCGCGCCCGCACCATTCTGAAGGTCGCCACCGAAATCGTGCGCCAGCAGGACGGCTTCTTCACCCATGGTGTCGCGCATCTGCGGCCGCTGAACCTGAAGGCGGTGGCGGACGCGATCCAGATGCACGAATCGACGGTGTCGCGGGTGACCGCCAACAAATATATGGCGACCAACCGCGGCAGCTTTGAATTAAAATACTTCTTCACCGCCTCGATCGCATCCGCCGACGGCGGCGAGGCCCATTCGGCGGAGGCCGTCCGCCATCACATCAAGCGGCTGATCGACGCAGAAGCCCCGGCCGCGATCCTCTCCGACGACACCATCGTGGAACGATTGCGCGAGACCGGCATTGATATTGCCCGCCGCACCGTCGCGAAGTACCGCGAAGCGATGCGTATTCCATCGTCGGTGCAGCGTCGCCGCGACAAACAGAGCATGCTCGGTAATGCCCTTTCCGCCCCCGCCACCTCCTCCGATCGCTCCCGCGATACAGCTCCAGCCTGA
- the lptB gene encoding LPS export ABC transporter ATP-binding protein: protein MVDLLGMFRRRPAKRGPAGFARSREDITALGDSFGNMLTSPVRDAPPIVRAAPVPGLELPRPAVEPSHEEPPRARAPVQAPNTQAPRAQAPKAQAPKTNGAAAPRFIKRPGYLAVHSVEKSFGTRQVVRGVSIYVRRGEAVGLLGPNGAGKTTVFYMITGLIKADRGAIELDGHDVTKLPMYQRARLGIGYLPQEASIFRGLTVEQNIRAVLEVVEPSKKKREKELDSLLEEFNITRLRKSPSIALSGGERRRVEIARALATRPNYMLLDEPFAGIDPIAVGDIQDLVRHLTNRGIGVLITDHNVRETLGLTDRAYIVYAGQILTEGSPEEIVNDPDVRRLYLGEEFRL, encoded by the coding sequence ATGGTGGATTTACTTGGCATGTTCCGTCGGCGCCCCGCGAAACGCGGGCCGGCAGGGTTTGCGCGGTCGCGGGAGGACATTACCGCGCTCGGCGACTCCTTCGGCAACATGCTGACGAGCCCGGTGCGCGACGCGCCGCCGATCGTGCGCGCGGCGCCGGTGCCGGGGCTGGAACTGCCGCGGCCGGCCGTGGAGCCTTCGCACGAGGAGCCGCCGCGCGCCCGGGCCCCGGTCCAGGCCCCCAATACCCAAGCGCCAAGGGCTCAGGCGCCCAAGGCGCAGGCCCCCAAGACCAATGGCGCCGCCGCCCCGCGTTTCATCAAGCGGCCGGGCTATCTGGCTGTGCATAGCGTGGAAAAGAGTTTTGGTACCCGCCAGGTCGTGCGCGGCGTCAGCATCTATGTCCGGCGTGGCGAGGCGGTCGGTCTCTTGGGTCCAAATGGTGCCGGCAAGACCACGGTGTTCTACATGATCACCGGGCTGATCAAGGCGGATCGCGGCGCCATCGAACTCGACGGCCACGACGTCACCAAGTTGCCGATGTACCAGCGTGCGCGGCTCGGCATCGGCTACCTGCCGCAGGAAGCCTCGATCTTTCGCGGCCTCACCGTCGAGCAGAATATTCGCGCGGTGCTCGAAGTCGTCGAGCCCAGCAAGAAGAAGCGCGAGAAAGAACTCGATTCGCTGCTCGAGGAATTCAACATCACGCGCTTACGTAAATCGCCGTCGATTGCGCTGTCCGGCGGTGAGCGCCGCCGCGTCGAAATCGCGCGCGCGCTGGCGACGCGTCCGAACTACATGCTGCTCGACGAACCGTTTGCCGGCATCGACCCGATCGCGGTCGGCGACATTCAGGATCTGGTCCGCCACCTCACCAACCGCGGCATCGGCGTGCTGATCACCGACCACAATGTGCGCGAAACGCTCGGCCTGACCGATCGCGCCTATATCGTCTATGCGGGGCAGATCTTGACCGAAGGCAGTCCGGAGGAGATCGTCAACGATCCCGATGTCCGCCGCCTTTACCTTGGCGAGGAATTCCGCCTCTAG
- a CDS encoding LptA/OstA family protein, with protein sequence MMQFFSRSFATMAFALVIGACNGAHAQGAMSGVPNAMQGFSQNRDQPIQIEAASLEMRDKKKEATFSGNVKVVQGDTTMTSKSLVVFYDSGGSAASPAPAAKGAKNAPLPAATPGPGGSSSIRKLEARGNVVVTQKEQVVTGDSAIFDTRANLITMAGGAGQVVLTQCKNVLRGDRLLVDMTTGVSRVESDSGKVQGMFLQGQDCGSGAGGAKPGIPSLIPGKK encoded by the coding sequence ATGATGCAATTTTTCTCGCGCAGTTTTGCAACGATGGCGTTCGCGCTCGTGATCGGCGCCTGCAATGGCGCCCATGCGCAAGGCGCCATGTCTGGCGTGCCGAACGCGATGCAGGGCTTTTCGCAGAACCGTGACCAGCCGATCCAGATCGAGGCGGCGTCGCTGGAGATGCGCGACAAGAAAAAGGAAGCGACCTTTTCCGGTAACGTGAAGGTGGTGCAGGGCGACACCACCATGACGTCAAAGTCGCTGGTGGTGTTTTACGATTCCGGTGGTTCGGCCGCGTCGCCGGCGCCCGCTGCGAAGGGCGCGAAGAACGCGCCGCTGCCGGCCGCGACGCCGGGTCCCGGCGGCAGTTCGTCGATCCGCAAGCTGGAAGCGCGCGGCAACGTTGTTGTGACGCAGAAGGAGCAGGTCGTGACCGGCGACAGCGCGATCTTCGATACGCGCGCCAATCTGATCACCATGGCGGGTGGGGCAGGTCAGGTGGTGCTGACCCAGTGCAAGAACGTACTGCGCGGCGATCGCCTGCTGGTCGACATGACGACCGGCGTGTCACGGGTCGAATCCGACAGCGGTAAGGTGCAGGGCATGTTCCTTCAGGGACAGGACTGCGGATCGGGAGCAGGTGGTGCAAAACCGGGTATTCCTTCGCTGATTCCCGGGAAAAAATAA
- the lptC gene encoding LPS export ABC transporter periplasmic protein LptC — MNSVQNPAYVAGMEARFAAAARHSRLVRILRVAVPAAVVVAMAVIVFVATFNPFRIPELKLPVDIGNLVVSGTKITMETPHLAGFSNDQRPYEMWAKTATQDLTDPDHVELGQLRAKVAMEDKSTVTLDARTGYYDSKSQMLDLRKDIFLQSSTGYEANLSQAYVDINKGSVTSDEHVDVKLLNGTLTADRLRIINSGEVVRFEGNVVMNLVMEQPTAPAPEPEPPAPKQRSTPAKSGNTK, encoded by the coding sequence GTGAACTCGGTACAGAACCCAGCCTATGTTGCCGGCATGGAGGCGCGGTTTGCCGCGGCCGCCCGCCACAGCCGCTTGGTGCGGATACTGCGGGTCGCGGTTCCGGCGGCAGTGGTCGTCGCGATGGCAGTTATCGTGTTTGTGGCGACCTTCAATCCTTTCCGAATTCCGGAGCTGAAGCTGCCGGTCGACATCGGCAATCTCGTAGTGTCCGGTACCAAGATCACGATGGAAACGCCGCATCTCGCCGGCTTTTCGAACGACCAGCGTCCCTATGAAATGTGGGCCAAGACCGCGACCCAGGATTTGACCGATCCCGATCATGTCGAACTCGGCCAGTTGCGCGCCAAAGTGGCGATGGAAGACAAGAGCACCGTGACGCTGGATGCACGTACCGGCTATTACGACAGCAAGTCGCAAATGCTGGACCTGCGAAAGGATATCTTCCTGCAATCTTCCACAGGGTATGAGGCCAACCTCAGCCAGGCCTATGTCGACATCAACAAGGGCTCGGTGACGTCAGATGAGCATGTCGACGTCAAACTGCTGAACGGCACGCTGACCGCCGACAGGCTCAGGATCATCAACAGCGGCGAGGTGGTTCGCTTCGAAGGCAATGTGGTGATGAACCTGGTCATGGAGCAACCGACCGCTCCCGCTCCCGAGCCCGAACCGCCGGCGCCGAAGCAGCGGTCCACACCGGCCAAGTCCGGCAACACGAAGTGA
- a CDS encoding ribonuclease D: protein MTIRLHRGDLPDLSRYTNSVAIDTETMGLNPHRDRLCVVQMSNGDGSADVIQIPKGHTDAPNLKALLANPKITKIFHFARFDLAALYNAFGVMPHPVYCTKIASRLTRTYTDRHGLKDLVREVLNIDLSKQQQSSDWGSPSLSEAQLAYAASDVLHLHALRERLDTMLAREGRTELAQACFDFLPFRAKLDLGGWEAEDIFAHS from the coding sequence ATGACTATCCGCCTGCATCGCGGCGACCTGCCCGACCTGTCCCGCTACACCAATTCGGTCGCGATCGACACCGAGACCATGGGGCTCAATCCGCATCGCGACCGGCTCTGTGTGGTGCAGATGTCGAACGGCGACGGCAGCGCCGACGTGATCCAGATTCCGAAGGGCCACACCGACGCGCCGAACCTGAAGGCGCTACTGGCCAATCCGAAGATCACAAAAATCTTCCATTTCGCGCGGTTCGATCTCGCGGCACTCTACAACGCCTTCGGTGTGATGCCGCATCCGGTCTACTGCACCAAGATCGCCTCGCGGCTGACCCGCACCTATACCGACCGTCATGGCCTGAAGGATCTGGTGCGCGAGGTGCTCAACATCGACCTGTCGAAGCAGCAGCAATCGAGCGACTGGGGTTCGCCGAGCCTTAGCGAGGCGCAGCTCGCCTATGCCGCTTCCGACGTGCTGCATCTGCATGCCTTGCGGGAACGGCTCGATACCATGCTGGCGCGCGAGGGCCGCACCGAACTGGCGCAGGCCTGTTTCGACTTTCTGCCGTTCCGGGCGAAGCTCGACCTCGGCGGCTGGGAGGCCGAGGACATTTTCGCGCATTCATAA